The following are encoded in a window of Cupriavidus oxalaticus genomic DNA:
- a CDS encoding maleate cis-trans isomerase family protein, giving the protein MQKVFRIGQIVPSSNTTMETEIPAMLAARQLVRPERFTFHGSRMRMKKVVKEELAAMDAESDRCAVELSDARVDVLGYACLVAIMAMGHGYHRVSERRLQAHTAENGGDAPVITSAGALVDALKVMGAKRIAVVAPYMKPLTELVVDYIRNEGYEVVDYRALEIPDNLDVGRHDPARLPEIVAQMDFADADVIVLSACVQMPSLPAVAKVEAMTGKPVVTAAIATTYAMLKRLGLEPVVPGAGALLSGAY; this is encoded by the coding sequence GTGCAGAAAGTTTTCCGAATCGGCCAGATCGTGCCGAGCTCCAACACCACGATGGAAACCGAGATCCCGGCGATGCTGGCCGCGCGCCAGCTGGTGCGTCCGGAGCGCTTTACCTTCCATGGCAGCCGCATGCGGATGAAGAAGGTGGTCAAGGAGGAGCTGGCGGCGATGGATGCCGAGTCCGACCGCTGCGCGGTGGAGCTGAGCGACGCCCGCGTCGATGTGCTTGGCTATGCCTGCCTGGTGGCGATCATGGCGATGGGCCACGGCTACCACCGCGTTTCCGAGCGGCGCCTGCAGGCGCACACCGCCGAGAACGGCGGCGACGCGCCGGTGATCACCAGCGCCGGCGCGCTGGTCGATGCGCTCAAGGTAATGGGTGCGAAGCGTATCGCCGTGGTGGCGCCCTACATGAAGCCGCTGACCGAACTGGTGGTCGACTACATCCGCAACGAAGGCTATGAAGTCGTGGACTACCGTGCGCTGGAGATCCCCGACAACCTCGACGTGGGCCGCCACGACCCGGCGCGCCTGCCGGAGATCGTCGCGCAGATGGATTTCGCCGATGCCGACGTCATCGTGCTGTCCGCCTGCGTGCAGATGCCGTCGCTGCCGGCGGTGGCCAAGGTCGAGGCGATGACCGGCAAGCCGGTGGTCACCGCCGCCATCGCCACCACCTATGCGATGCTCAAGCGCCTGGGCCTGGAGCCGGTGGTGCCGGGCGCGGGCGCTCTGCTGTCCGGCGCCTACTGA
- a CDS encoding c-type cytochrome, with translation MCLVAHVLAPPGLRWIDGKALAPRLLGADHDAALALPGVRAVVVRNQFAGVVAESDALAANAARALQARWSAPPRADEAPVQRHTIAQRGDANRALASAATRHAQHYQWPLAGTRSEAFCTAIADWRDGMLYVWLQSLRPGALREELAALLGIAPQQVALACWQAPADTGDPALLAHHAAADAALLAQAAGKPVMRRLCADDIGLSGAQLAVHIDTAHSGNAIDAYAATLAGTAPPPVPLALWLTHTASPVTDAGDTASAVMPPYRIPDVDVGTSGAMAAFDAAPLAAARAHVFARESHLDEIAAASGTDPVALRLSHLDDARGSALVRQVSERAGWTPAAPHAATSAGNVRRGRGFAYAHTIDHDAGQSWSAWVAEVEVDGTTGELAVTRVTVGHDSESLAPAQAAPAAHSLQQVVADATLRLTAASPAFDAWPATEAPAGQSLPAVASSTAVPEVRLAGTLTERDQLAAGPADTMPAAAAVANAIFDATGVRLRTPPFSAERIRLALSENEDKRAGKRSKRGWIAAAAATAAGLCATLMPWRAPIAPVAPPGPGFYSAATLERGRLVAAAGDCAVCHTVPGGVKNAGGLPLETPFGTVYSTNITPDVQTGIGNWSFAAFERAMREGIHRDGRRLYPAFPYTAFAKVSDADMQALYAYLMSADPVKSEVPQTQLAFPFNMRPLLAGWNLLFHRNEPFKPDPARSAQWNRGAYLAEGLGHCSACHSPRNALGGEQGGRKYLTGGSAEGWEAPPLTSLSHAPVPWTEAALFTYLRGGYAPHHGAAAGPMAPVVEELAQLPEADVRAIAHYVASFGPPPPAPSVLDAQAASLEQRSAQAARTLGGPGERLYQSACAVCHQPDQGIAQFGVKPSLALNTNLHSKLPDNVIQVLLQGMPAPPNSELGAMPAYADTFDDRQIAQLVQYLRARFAPDQPAWQDLENTVARLRAAPAH, from the coding sequence ATGTGCCTGGTCGCCCATGTGCTGGCGCCGCCGGGGCTGCGCTGGATCGACGGCAAGGCGCTGGCACCGCGCCTGCTTGGCGCGGACCACGATGCCGCCCTGGCGTTGCCCGGCGTGCGCGCGGTCGTGGTGCGCAACCAGTTTGCCGGCGTGGTCGCGGAAAGCGATGCCCTGGCGGCCAACGCCGCCAGGGCCCTGCAGGCGCGCTGGTCGGCCCCGCCTCGCGCGGACGAAGCCCCCGTGCAGCGCCACACCATTGCGCAGCGCGGCGACGCCAACCGCGCGCTTGCCAGCGCCGCCACGCGCCACGCGCAGCACTACCAGTGGCCGCTGGCCGGCACCCGGTCCGAAGCCTTCTGCACCGCGATCGCGGACTGGCGCGACGGCATGCTGTACGTGTGGCTGCAAAGCCTGCGTCCGGGCGCACTGCGTGAAGAACTGGCCGCGCTGCTGGGGATTGCGCCGCAACAGGTCGCGCTGGCCTGCTGGCAGGCGCCAGCCGATACCGGCGATCCGGCGCTGCTCGCCCACCATGCTGCCGCCGACGCCGCACTGCTGGCCCAGGCCGCCGGCAAACCCGTGATGCGCCGGCTGTGCGCCGACGATATCGGCCTGTCCGGTGCGCAGCTCGCCGTGCATATCGACACCGCGCACAGCGGCAATGCCATCGACGCCTACGCCGCAACACTGGCCGGCACGGCCCCGCCGCCGGTGCCGCTGGCACTTTGGCTGACGCATACGGCGTCGCCCGTGACGGATGCGGGCGACACAGCTAGCGCGGTCATGCCGCCCTACCGCATTCCCGATGTCGACGTCGGCACCTCCGGCGCCATGGCCGCCTTTGATGCCGCACCGCTTGCCGCAGCGCGCGCGCATGTCTTTGCGCGCGAATCCCACCTCGATGAAATCGCCGCCGCGTCCGGGACGGATCCGGTCGCGCTGCGGCTCTCGCACCTCGACGACGCGCGCGGCTCGGCACTGGTCCGGCAGGTCAGCGAACGCGCCGGCTGGACCCCAGCCGCCCCGCACGCCGCCACATCGGCCGGCAACGTGCGGCGCGGCCGCGGCTTTGCCTATGCGCACACCATCGACCACGATGCCGGCCAGAGCTGGTCGGCATGGGTGGCGGAAGTCGAAGTCGACGGCACCACCGGCGAACTGGCGGTCACGCGCGTGACGGTGGGACATGACAGCGAATCGCTGGCGCCCGCGCAAGCCGCACCCGCTGCGCACTCGCTGCAACAGGTTGTTGCCGACGCCACCCTGCGGTTGACCGCTGCCAGCCCAGCCTTTGATGCCTGGCCTGCGACGGAAGCGCCTGCTGGCCAATCGCTCCCCGCCGTCGCAAGCAGCACGGCAGTACCGGAGGTCCGCCTGGCCGGCACGCTCACCGAGCGCGACCAGCTAGCCGCGGGGCCGGCCGATACGATGCCCGCGGCGGCGGCCGTGGCCAACGCCATCTTTGACGCTACCGGCGTGCGCCTGCGCACGCCGCCCTTCAGCGCCGAGCGCATCCGGCTGGCGCTGTCCGAGAACGAAGATAAGCGCGCCGGCAAGCGCAGCAAGCGCGGCTGGATCGCCGCCGCTGCAGCAACCGCGGCCGGCCTGTGCGCAACGCTGATGCCATGGCGCGCGCCGATCGCGCCGGTCGCACCGCCCGGGCCCGGCTTCTATTCCGCGGCCACGCTGGAGCGCGGCCGCCTGGTGGCCGCGGCCGGTGACTGCGCGGTATGCCATACCGTTCCGGGCGGCGTGAAGAACGCTGGCGGCCTGCCGCTGGAAACGCCGTTCGGCACGGTCTACAGCACCAACATCACACCCGACGTGCAGACCGGCATCGGCAACTGGTCGTTCGCCGCCTTCGAGCGCGCGATGCGCGAGGGCATCCACCGCGACGGGCGGCGCCTGTATCCGGCCTTCCCCTACACCGCGTTCGCCAAGGTCAGCGATGCCGACATGCAGGCGCTGTATGCGTACCTGATGTCGGCCGACCCGGTGAAGTCGGAGGTACCGCAGACCCAGCTGGCGTTCCCGTTCAACATGCGCCCCCTGCTGGCGGGCTGGAACCTGCTGTTCCATCGCAACGAACCCTTCAAGCCCGACCCCGCGCGCTCGGCGCAATGGAACCGCGGCGCGTATCTCGCCGAGGGGCTGGGCCATTGCAGCGCGTGCCATTCGCCACGCAACGCGCTCGGCGGGGAACAAGGCGGGCGCAAATACCTGACCGGTGGCAGTGCCGAAGGCTGGGAGGCACCGCCGCTGACATCGCTCTCGCACGCACCGGTGCCGTGGACCGAGGCGGCGCTGTTCACCTACCTGCGCGGCGGCTATGCGCCGCATCATGGCGCAGCCGCCGGGCCCATGGCGCCGGTGGTGGAAGAACTCGCGCAGCTGCCTGAAGCCGATGTGCGCGCGATCGCGCACTACGTTGCGTCATTCGGCCCGCCGCCGCCAGCGCCTTCCGTGCTCGACGCGCAGGCGGCCAGTCTCGAACAACGCAGCGCGCAGGCTGCGCGCACGCTCGGCGGTCCCGGTGAACGCCTGTACCAGAGCGCCTGCGCGGTGTGCCACCAGCCGGACCAGGGCATCGCACAGTTCGGCGTGAAGCCGTCGCTCGCGCTCAACACCAACCTGCACAGCAAGCTGCCCGACAACGTGATCCAGGTGCTGCTGCAAGGCATGCCCGCGCCGCCCAACAGCGAGCTGGGCGCGATGCCGGCCTATGCCGACACCTTCGACGACCGGCAGATCGCGCAGCTGGTGCAGTACCTGCGTGCGCGCTTTGCCCCCGACCAACCCGCCTGGCAGGACCTGGAGAACACCGTCGCGCGGCTGCGCGCGGCGCCTGCGCACTGA
- a CDS encoding TetR/AcrR family transcriptional regulator, with protein MTNTTAAKPAAKRAPPGTRARQAQDSRDRILKAAIKVFAQRGYDGGRIERISSLAKTYDRMIYYYFGSKEKLFVEVLETIYLQLNEAEQKLEHELDAADPVRALSQLVDFIWQYYLDHPEFVAILSSENMSQGKHAKKSVRLREISSYALSVLDGILTRGKAAGLFRPETGARDVYMVIASLGYFYNSNHHTLGAFLGEAMMSPPALAHWRDVIQQTVLRTVTVPGAVPEASVPPAAPARKAARNRRAAAA; from the coding sequence ATGACGAACACCACCGCGGCGAAACCTGCCGCCAAGCGGGCTCCCCCGGGCACACGGGCCAGGCAGGCGCAGGACAGCCGCGACCGCATCCTGAAAGCCGCGATCAAGGTCTTCGCCCAGCGCGGCTACGACGGCGGCCGCATCGAGCGCATTTCGTCGCTGGCCAAGACCTATGACCGGATGATCTACTACTACTTCGGCAGCAAGGAAAAGCTGTTTGTCGAAGTGCTGGAGACCATCTACCTGCAGCTCAACGAAGCCGAGCAGAAGCTGGAACATGAACTCGATGCCGCCGACCCGGTGCGGGCGCTGTCGCAGCTGGTCGACTTCATCTGGCAGTACTACCTCGACCACCCGGAGTTCGTCGCGATCCTGTCCAGCGAGAACATGAGCCAGGGCAAGCACGCCAAGAAGTCGGTGCGGCTCAGGGAAATCTCCAGCTACGCGCTGTCGGTGCTCGACGGCATCCTCACGCGCGGCAAGGCCGCCGGCCTGTTCCGCCCCGAGACCGGCGCGCGCGATGTCTACATGGTGATCGCCTCGCTCGGCTACTTCTACAACTCCAACCATCATACGCTCGGCGCCTTCCTGGGAGAGGCCATGATGAGCCCGCCCGCGCTGGCGCACTGGCGCGATGTGATCCAGCAGACAGTGCTGCGCACGGTGACGGTGCCCGGGGCCGTGCCGGAAGCCAGCGTGCCGCCGGCTGCGCCGGCGCGCAAGGCCGCACGCAACCGGCGGGCGGCTGCAGCCTGA
- a CDS encoding alpha/beta fold hydrolase: MTTSTFLYGGNVHANGIRQHYLRYGGQDGARARRDAVIIVPGITSPAVTWGFVGEQFGRQFDTYVLDVRGRGLSQAGPELDYSLDAQAADVIALAEALGLQRYAIVGHSMGARIGIRAARSKPAGLTRLVLVDPPVSGPGRRAYPAQLPWYVDSIRLARQGIDAEGMRRFCPTWTEDQLRLRAQWLHTCDERAILASFNGFHEDDIHADLPQVDVPALLVTAGRGDVIRAEDVQEMRKLLPALLVAHVADAGHMIPWDDEPGFYRAFGDFLGATLS, encoded by the coding sequence ATGACCACCAGCACCTTCCTCTACGGCGGCAACGTCCACGCCAACGGCATCCGCCAGCACTACCTGCGCTATGGCGGCCAGGACGGCGCGCGCGCGCGGCGCGATGCCGTGATCATCGTGCCCGGCATCACCAGCCCGGCGGTCACGTGGGGCTTCGTCGGCGAGCAGTTCGGGCGGCAGTTCGATACCTATGTGCTCGACGTGCGCGGCCGCGGGCTGTCGCAGGCCGGGCCTGAGCTGGACTACAGCCTCGATGCACAGGCAGCCGACGTGATCGCGCTTGCCGAAGCACTCGGGCTGCAACGCTATGCCATCGTCGGCCATTCGATGGGCGCGCGCATCGGCATTCGCGCCGCACGCAGCAAGCCCGCCGGGCTGACGCGGCTGGTGCTGGTCGATCCGCCCGTGTCGGGGCCGGGCCGCCGTGCCTATCCGGCGCAACTGCCGTGGTACGTCGATTCGATCCGGCTGGCACGGCAGGGCATCGACGCCGAAGGCATGCGCCGCTTCTGCCCCACATGGACCGAAGACCAGCTGCGCCTGCGCGCGCAATGGCTGCATACCTGCGACGAGCGCGCGATCCTGGCCAGCTTCAACGGCTTCCATGAAGACGATATCCACGCCGACCTGCCGCAGGTCGACGTGCCGGCGCTGCTGGTGACCGCGGGCCGCGGCGACGTGATCCGCGCGGAAGACGTGCAGGAAATGCGCAAGCTGCTGCCCGCGCTGCTGGTCGCGCATGTCGCCGATGCCGGCCACATGATCCCGTGGGACGACGAGCCTGGCTTCTACCGAGCCTTTGGCGACTTCCTCGGCGCTACGCTGAGCTGA
- the upp gene encoding uracil phosphoribosyltransferase, which translates to MKQDPRFPNLFILDHPLIQHKLSHMRDKETSTRTFRELLREITLLMGYEITRNLPLTTRRIDTPLVELDAPVIAGKKLTIVPVLRAGVGMSDGLVELIPSARIGHIGVYRDEQHRPVEYLVRLPDLEDRSFILCDPMVATGYSAVHAVEVLKRRGVKDEAITFVALVAAPEGVEVFQKAHPGVRLYVASLDSHLDADAYIVPGLGDAGDRLFGTKN; encoded by the coding sequence ATGAAACAAGATCCGCGCTTTCCCAACCTGTTCATCCTCGACCACCCGCTGATCCAGCACAAGCTCTCGCACATGCGCGACAAGGAAACGTCCACGCGCACCTTCCGCGAGCTGCTGCGCGAGATCACGCTGCTGATGGGCTACGAGATCACGCGCAACCTGCCGCTGACCACGCGCCGCATCGACACGCCGCTGGTGGAACTGGATGCCCCGGTGATCGCCGGCAAGAAGCTGACCATCGTGCCGGTGCTGCGCGCCGGCGTGGGCATGAGCGATGGCCTGGTCGAGCTGATCCCGTCGGCGCGCATCGGCCATATCGGCGTGTACCGCGACGAGCAGCACCGCCCGGTCGAATACCTGGTGCGGCTGCCTGACCTGGAAGACCGCAGCTTTATCCTGTGCGATCCGATGGTAGCGACCGGCTATTCGGCCGTGCATGCGGTGGAAGTACTCAAGCGCCGCGGCGTCAAGGACGAGGCCATCACCTTCGTCGCGCTGGTGGCGGCGCCGGAAGGCGTGGAGGTGTTCCAGAAGGCGCATCCGGGCGTGAGGCTGTACGTGGCCTCGCTGGACAGCCACCTGGATGCGGATGCGTATATCGTGCCCGGCCTGGGCGACGCGGGCGACCGGCTGTTTGGCACCAAGAACTGA
- a CDS encoding DUF3149 domain-containing protein, producing the protein MEAFKILFSTSTGLMSLGVIVFIIGMGWFFSRMFARKMREDGEAERVRKAAHE; encoded by the coding sequence ATGGAAGCCTTCAAGATTCTGTTCAGCACCAGCACCGGCCTGATGAGCCTGGGCGTGATCGTCTTCATCATCGGCATGGGCTGGTTCTTCTCGCGGATGTTTGCGCGAAAGATGCGCGAGGATGGGGAAGCGGAAAGAGTGCGAAAGGCGGCGCATGAATGA
- a CDS encoding FAD-dependent monooxygenase translates to MQGKPRIAVVGAGLGGTAAAALLQRAGFQVRLYEQAPAFSRLGAGIHVGPNVMKIMRRIGIEDALNDMGCHPDFWYSRDGLTGEVIAQIPLGDYAERHYGASYLTVHRGDFHKLLTDAVAPGTLFFNKKLESVTDQGDVVELRFTDGTVDEADIVIGADGVNSRLRETLLGAEPPKYTGYVAHRAVFPISRVKGFTHERCTKWWTDDRHMMVYFDTSKLDEIYYVTGVPEPEWDMSKSWVPSSIEEMRTAFDGWHEGVQSLIEGTVEVTKWPLLERDPLPLWSRGRLVLLGDACHPMKPHMAQGAAMAIEDAAMLTRCFTETGLDDYAAAFALYEANRAERAGKVQLVSHNNTWLRSNENPDWCFGYDVFNVPLVSAGPAPLSAAA, encoded by the coding sequence GTGCAAGGCAAACCGCGAATCGCAGTTGTCGGCGCCGGACTCGGAGGAACGGCCGCGGCCGCCCTGCTGCAGCGAGCCGGCTTCCAGGTCAGGCTGTATGAACAGGCACCGGCGTTCTCGCGCCTGGGCGCGGGCATCCACGTGGGGCCCAACGTGATGAAGATCATGCGGCGCATCGGCATCGAGGACGCGCTCAACGACATGGGCTGCCACCCCGACTTCTGGTACAGCCGCGACGGCCTGACCGGCGAGGTGATCGCGCAGATCCCGCTGGGCGACTACGCCGAGCGGCACTACGGCGCCAGCTACCTGACCGTGCACCGCGGCGACTTCCACAAGCTGCTGACCGACGCCGTGGCGCCGGGCACGCTGTTCTTCAACAAGAAGCTGGAAAGCGTCACCGACCAGGGCGACGTGGTCGAGCTGCGCTTCACCGACGGCACGGTGGACGAAGCGGATATCGTGATCGGCGCCGACGGCGTCAACTCCCGCCTCCGCGAAACCCTGCTGGGCGCCGAGCCGCCCAAGTACACCGGCTACGTGGCGCACCGCGCGGTGTTCCCGATCTCGCGCGTCAAGGGCTTCACGCACGAGCGCTGCACCAAGTGGTGGACCGATGACCGCCACATGATGGTGTACTTCGACACCAGCAAGCTGGACGAGATCTACTACGTCACCGGCGTGCCCGAGCCCGAGTGGGACATGAGCAAGAGCTGGGTGCCGAGCAGCATCGAGGAAATGCGCACCGCGTTCGATGGCTGGCACGAAGGCGTGCAGTCCCTGATCGAAGGCACCGTCGAAGTGACCAAATGGCCGCTGCTGGAGCGCGACCCGCTGCCGCTGTGGAGCCGCGGCCGCCTGGTGCTGCTGGGCGACGCCTGCCACCCGATGAAGCCGCACATGGCGCAGGGCGCCGCGATGGCAATCGAGGACGCCGCCATGCTGACGCGCTGCTTCACCGAAACCGGCCTGGACGACTACGCCGCCGCGTTTGCGCTGTATGAAGCCAACCGCGCCGAGCGCGCCGGCAAGGTCCAGCTGGTCTCGCACAACAACACGTGGCTGCGCAGCAACGAGAACCCGGACTGGTGTTTCGGCTACGATGTGTTCAACGTGCCGCTGGTGTCGGCCGGGCCCGCACCGCTGTCCGCGGCGGCGTAA
- a CDS encoding (2Fe-2S)-binding protein yields the protein MNTPRPLTLQVNHAEHTLSVAPDTPLLYILRNDLACNGPKYGCGLGQCGACTVLVDGLPARSCVLPVRAAVGHAVTTLEGLGTAEHPDPVQQAFIDEQAAQCGYCLNGMIMTAKALLAQNPDPDEAQIREALRFNLCRCGTHVEIVRAVQRAAVLMRQAGEGAVS from the coding sequence ATGAACACGCCTCGCCCCCTGACGCTACAAGTCAACCACGCCGAACATACGCTCAGCGTGGCGCCCGACACGCCGCTGCTCTATATCCTGCGCAACGACCTGGCCTGCAATGGCCCCAAGTACGGCTGCGGGCTGGGCCAGTGCGGCGCGTGCACGGTGCTGGTCGACGGCCTGCCCGCACGCTCGTGCGTGCTGCCGGTCAGGGCCGCGGTGGGCCACGCGGTCACCACGCTGGAAGGCCTGGGCACGGCGGAGCATCCCGACCCGGTGCAGCAGGCCTTTATCGACGAGCAGGCCGCGCAATGCGGCTATTGCCTGAACGGCATGATCATGACCGCCAAGGCGCTGCTCGCGCAGAATCCCGATCCCGACGAAGCGCAGATCCGCGAGGCGCTGCGCTTCAACCTGTGCCGCTGCGGCACGCATGTGGAAATCGTGCGCGCGGTGCAGCGCGCCGCGGTGCTGATGCGGCAGGCCGGCGAGGGAGCGGTATCGTGA
- a CDS encoding N-carbamoylsarcosine amidohydrolase, whose translation MNDAVQTYQRQGFGASMELKAPYGLLIIDFVNGFADPAVFGGGNIPEAIRNTQPLLRAARKQGWPVAHSRIVFADDDSDHNIFTLKVPGMLTLKEDSHNSQIVPELAPAPGELVVRKTVPSAFFGTSLAAWLTQRGVQTLLVAGCVTSGCVRASVVDAMSLGFRPLVLSDCVGDRAIGPHDANLFDMAQKYATVLTRDEALAQIAGEGVRAAA comes from the coding sequence ATGAATGACGCAGTGCAGACCTACCAGCGCCAGGGCTTCGGCGCGTCGATGGAATTGAAAGCGCCGTACGGCCTGCTGATCATCGACTTCGTCAACGGCTTTGCCGACCCGGCGGTATTTGGCGGCGGCAATATCCCCGAGGCCATCCGCAACACGCAGCCGCTGCTGCGCGCCGCGCGCAAGCAGGGCTGGCCGGTGGCGCACAGCCGCATCGTGTTTGCCGACGACGACAGCGACCACAACATCTTCACGCTGAAGGTGCCCGGCATGCTGACGCTGAAGGAAGACAGCCACAACAGCCAGATCGTGCCCGAGCTGGCGCCCGCGCCGGGCGAGCTGGTGGTGCGCAAGACGGTGCCGTCGGCGTTCTTCGGCACCTCGCTGGCGGCGTGGCTGACGCAGCGCGGCGTGCAGACGCTGCTGGTGGCCGGCTGCGTCACCAGCGGCTGCGTGCGCGCCAGCGTGGTCGATGCGATGTCGCTGGGCTTCCGCCCGCTGGTGCTGTCCGATTGCGTCGGCGACCGCGCCATCGGCCCGCACGATGCGAACCTGTTCGACATGGCGCAGAAGTACGCGACCGTGCTCACGCGCGACGAGGCGCTGGCGCAGATTGCGGGTGAAGGCGTCCGCGCTGCCGCTTGA
- a CDS encoding MFS transporter, which produces MSSSISSMAATTIPQATIGAPPHPSARASSSQTITIEQGIRAAGVGRFQYRLFAIFGLVWLADAMQVLSIGFTAPSIAATFGIPVPTALQTGTMFFVGMLIGAFAFGRLADRIGRRPVLMMAVILDAICGVASAFAPDFQWLLLLRFLTGIGVGGTLPVDYTMMAEFLPSDRRGRWLVLLESFWAVGTILLAILALAAVSRGDEAWRLIFLVTGLPALVGVVVRFFVPESPLYLNKSGRSEEARAVLQRVAKANRVSVEIGALEPQKMERKSVFALFAAGCRRRSICLLAAWMLISIAYYGVFVYLPVKLAGQGFGFMRGQVFLILLALVQLPGFALAAHGVERWGRKPTLIGFLLLSAAGCMLYSLGTSTALIVGSTLLMSFALLGTWGALYAFTPEVYPTDLRASGMGTAGAMARFGGLFAPSIIAPIMATQFTLALGLLSSFLAVAAFAIFMVDIESKDRALD; this is translated from the coding sequence ATGTCGTCATCAATTTCCTCAATGGCAGCAACGACAATTCCCCAGGCAACGATCGGCGCGCCCCCGCACCCCAGCGCGCGGGCATCGTCGTCCCAGACCATCACGATCGAGCAAGGCATCCGCGCGGCCGGCGTCGGCCGGTTCCAGTACCGGCTGTTCGCCATCTTTGGCCTGGTCTGGCTGGCTGACGCGATGCAGGTCCTGTCGATCGGGTTCACCGCGCCCTCCATTGCCGCGACCTTCGGCATTCCCGTGCCGACGGCGTTGCAGACCGGGACGATGTTCTTCGTCGGCATGCTGATCGGCGCCTTTGCCTTCGGCCGCCTGGCGGACAGGATCGGTCGCCGGCCAGTGCTGATGATGGCGGTGATCCTGGACGCCATCTGCGGCGTCGCCTCCGCCTTCGCCCCGGATTTCCAGTGGCTCCTGCTGCTGCGCTTCCTGACCGGCATCGGCGTCGGCGGCACGTTGCCCGTCGACTACACCATGATGGCCGAATTCCTCCCCTCCGACCGGCGTGGCCGCTGGCTGGTGCTGCTGGAGTCGTTCTGGGCCGTCGGCACGATCCTGCTCGCCATCCTGGCGCTGGCCGCGGTTTCACGTGGCGATGAAGCCTGGCGCCTGATCTTCCTCGTCACCGGCCTCCCCGCGCTGGTCGGCGTGGTGGTCCGGTTCTTTGTTCCCGAATCGCCGCTCTACCTGAATAAATCGGGGCGCTCGGAAGAGGCACGCGCGGTGCTTCAGCGCGTTGCCAAAGCCAATCGGGTATCGGTGGAAATCGGCGCGCTGGAGCCGCAGAAGATGGAGCGCAAATCGGTGTTTGCGCTGTTCGCGGCCGGATGCCGGCGCCGCAGCATCTGCCTGCTTGCGGCGTGGATGCTGATCTCGATCGCCTATTACGGTGTCTTTGTCTATCTGCCGGTGAAGCTGGCCGGCCAGGGCTTTGGCTTCATGCGCGGCCAGGTCTTCCTGATCCTGCTTGCGCTGGTCCAGCTCCCCGGCTTCGCGCTCGCCGCGCACGGCGTCGAGCGCTGGGGGCGCAAGCCGACCCTGATCGGCTTCCTGCTGCTGAGCGCGGCAGGTTGCATGCTGTACAGCCTGGGCACGTCCACCGCGCTGATCGTCGGCTCCACCCTGCTGATGAGCTTCGCGCTGCTGGGCACCTGGGGCGCGCTCTACGCCTTCACGCCGGAGGTGTACCCGACGGACCTGCGGGCCAGCGGCATGGGTACCGCCGGTGCGATGGCGCGATTCGGTGGCCTGTTCGCCCCTTCGATCATTGCGCCGATCATGGCTACCCAGTTCACGCTGGCGCTCGGGCTGCTTTCGTCGTTCCTTGCCGTCGCGGCCTTCGCCATCTTCATGGTGGATATCGAGTCCAAGGACCGCGCGCTGGACTGA